The following coding sequences are from one Roseburia hominis A2-183 window:
- a CDS encoding cold shock domain-containing protein: MQQGTVKWFNAKKGYGFISDAEGNDVFVHFSALNMDGFKELKDGEKVEFEVTEGAKGPQAANVTRIA; the protein is encoded by the coding sequence ATGCAGCAGGGTACTGTAAAGTGGTTTAATGCCAAGAAGGGCTATGGCTTCATTTCAGATGCAGAGGGCAACGATGTATTCGTACATTTTTCCGCACTGAATATGGATGGATTCAAGGAGTTAAAGGACGGCGAGAAGGTCGAGTTCGAGGTGACTGAGGGTGCAAAGGGACCGCAGGCAGCGAATGTGACACGCATCGCATAG
- the era gene encoding GTPase Era, translating into MKDNFKSGFVTIIGRPNVGKSTLMNHLIGQKIAITSNKPQTTRNRIQTVYTDMERGQIVFLDTPGIHQAKNKLGEYMVNVAEHTLSEVDVILWLVEPSTFIGAGEQHIIKQLKKTKTPVILIINKVDTVEREKILEYIDAYRKVFDFAEIVPASALREQNLDTVVDVIFKYLPYGPMFYDEETVTDQPERAIVAEIIREKALHALDDEIPHGIAVYIDRMKERRGQNIIDIDATIVCERDSHKGIIIGKGGSMLKKIGSNARYEMERLLDTQVNLKLWVKVRKDWRDSELMMKNFGYNKDDI; encoded by the coding sequence ATGAAAGATAATTTTAAATCCGGATTTGTGACGATTATAGGAAGACCGAATGTGGGAAAATCGACGCTGATGAATCATCTGATCGGTCAGAAGATTGCTATCACGTCGAACAAGCCGCAGACGACCAGAAACCGCATCCAGACCGTGTATACGGATATGGAGCGCGGACAGATTGTGTTTTTGGATACGCCGGGCATTCATCAGGCGAAGAATAAGCTTGGAGAGTATATGGTGAATGTGGCGGAGCACACGCTTTCGGAGGTGGATGTCATTCTTTGGCTGGTGGAGCCGTCCACGTTTATCGGGGCAGGCGAGCAGCATATCATAAAGCAGCTAAAGAAGACGAAAACGCCGGTCATCTTAATTATCAACAAGGTGGATACCGTGGAGCGGGAAAAGATCCTGGAGTATATCGATGCTTACCGCAAGGTGTTTGATTTTGCAGAGATCGTTCCGGCATCGGCGCTCCGGGAGCAGAATCTGGATACGGTTGTGGACGTGATTTTCAAGTACCTGCCGTATGGACCGATGTTCTATGACGAGGAGACGGTTACAGACCAGCCGGAACGCGCCATTGTCGCGGAGATTATCCGTGAGAAGGCGCTTCATGCTCTGGATGATGAGATCCCGCACGGCATCGCGGTCTACATTGACCGGATGAAGGAGCGGAGAGGGCAGAACATCATCGACATCGATGCAACGATCGTCTGTGAGCGCGATTCCCACAAGGGCATCATCATCGGAAAAGGCGGTTCGATGTTAAAAAAGATCGGATCGAATGCCCGCTACGAGATGGAGCGGCTTTTGGATACGCAGGTGAACTTAAAACTGTGGGTGAAGGTGCGCAAGGACTGGCGCGACAGCGAACTGATGATGAAGAACTTCGGGTACAATAAAGACGATATCTGA
- the recO gene encoding DNA repair protein RecO encodes MGNNIVVTGMVLQVMPIGEYDKRITLLTKERGKITAFARGARRPNSQLLAAANPFCFGEFELFEGRSAYTLARATIQNYFRELTGDFDATYYGFYFLEFADYYCQENNDEREMLKLLYQSLRALASSAYDNRLVRAVFELKALAVNGEAPNVFSCLSCGSREHLTWFSVKRGGVLCAECRNEAPDAVELNESTVYTMQYVISARIEKLYTFSVSGQVLEELTRLLRSYFGVYVGHAFKSLKILEDAEKVEIMFLK; translated from the coding sequence ATGGGAAACAATATTGTGGTGACCGGGATGGTCTTACAGGTAATGCCGATTGGCGAATATGACAAGCGGATTACACTGCTGACAAAAGAAAGAGGGAAGATCACAGCATTTGCGCGGGGAGCGAGGCGTCCGAACAGCCAGCTTCTCGCGGCTGCCAATCCGTTTTGCTTCGGAGAGTTCGAGCTGTTTGAGGGAAGAAGCGCCTACACGCTTGCGAGGGCAACGATTCAGAATTATTTCCGTGAGCTGACCGGGGATTTTGATGCTACATATTACGGGTTTTATTTTCTGGAATTTGCGGATTATTATTGTCAGGAAAATAACGATGAGCGCGAGATGCTAAAGCTTTTGTACCAGTCGCTGCGCGCCCTTGCGAGCAGTGCCTACGACAACCGGCTGGTGCGCGCGGTGTTTGAACTAAAAGCGCTGGCGGTAAACGGTGAGGCTCCGAATGTGTTTTCCTGTCTTTCCTGCGGCAGCAGGGAGCATCTGACCTGGTTTTCCGTCAAGCGCGGCGGGGTTCTCTGCGCAGAATGCCGCAACGAGGCACCGGATGCGGTGGAATTGAATGAATCCACCGTCTATACCATGCAGTACGTGATCTCTGCGCGGATTGAAAAATTATATACGTTTTCCGTGAGCGGGCAGGTACTGGAAGAACTGACCAGGCTTTTGCGCAGTTATTTTGGCGTGTACGTGGGACACGCCTTCAAGTCGTTAAAGATACTTGAGGATGCGGAAAAGGTTGAAATCATGTTTTTAAAATAG
- a CDS encoding glycine--tRNA ligase, with protein sequence MEKSMDKIVALAKSRGFVYPGSEIYGGLANTWDYGNLGVELKNNVKRAWWQKFIQENPYNVGVDCAILMNPQTWVASGHLGGFSDPLMDCKECHERFRADKIIEDYAEEKGITLQSSVDGWTQEEMKNFIEENQVPCPSCGKHNFTDIRQFNLMFKTFQGVTEDAKNTVYLRPETAQGIFVNFKNVQRTSRKKIPFGIGQVGKSFRNEITPGNFTFRTREFEQMELEFFCEPGTDLEWFQYWRGFCRDWLISLGIKEDEMRLRDHDPAELAFYSKGTTDIEFLFPFGWGELWGIADRTDYDLGRHQETSGQDLTYFDDEKNERYLPYVIEPSLGADRVVLAFLCAAYDEENIGTEEKPDMRTVLHFHPALAPVKIGVLPLSKKLNEGAEKIFAQLSKKYNCEFDDRGNIGKRYRRQDEIGTPFCVTYDFESENDGAVTVRDRDTMEQERIKIEELDAYFAQKFAW encoded by the coding sequence ATGGAAAAATCAATGGACAAAATCGTGGCGCTGGCAAAATCAAGAGGTTTCGTATATCCGGGATCGGAGATTTACGGCGGACTTGCAAATACATGGGACTACGGCAATCTGGGCGTTGAGCTGAAGAATAACGTCAAGAGAGCGTGGTGGCAGAAGTTTATCCAGGAGAATCCGTACAATGTCGGTGTGGATTGTGCGATCCTGATGAATCCGCAGACATGGGTGGCTTCCGGACATCTCGGCGGTTTCTCTGATCCGCTGATGGACTGCAAAGAGTGCCATGAGCGTTTCCGGGCGGATAAGATTATCGAAGACTACGCGGAGGAGAAGGGCATCACCTTACAGAGCTCCGTGGACGGATGGACCCAGGAGGAGATGAAGAATTTCATCGAGGAGAACCAGGTTCCGTGCCCGAGCTGCGGCAAGCACAATTTTACAGACATCCGGCAGTTCAACCTGATGTTTAAGACATTCCAGGGCGTGACCGAGGATGCGAAGAATACGGTTTATTTAAGACCGGAGACAGCACAGGGTATTTTTGTAAACTTCAAGAATGTCCAGAGAACATCCCGCAAGAAGATTCCGTTTGGAATCGGTCAGGTCGGAAAGTCTTTCCGTAACGAGATCACACCGGGTAACTTTACGTTCCGTACCCGTGAGTTCGAGCAGATGGAGCTGGAGTTCTTCTGCGAGCCGGGAACCGATCTGGAGTGGTTCCAGTACTGGAGAGGTTTCTGCCGTGACTGGCTGATCTCCCTCGGCATCAAGGAAGACGAGATGCGTCTGCGCGATCACGATCCGGCAGAACTTGCATTTTACAGTAAGGGAACAACGGATATCGAGTTCTTATTCCCGTTCGGCTGGGGCGAACTCTGGGGTATCGCAGACCGTACCGACTACGACCTTGGCAGACATCAGGAGACGTCCGGTCAGGATCTTACCTACTTTGACGACGAGAAGAACGAGCGTTATCTGCCGTACGTCATCGAGCCGTCTCTCGGCGCAGACCGCGTGGTGCTTGCGTTCTTATGCGCGGCTTACGATGAGGAGAACATCGGTACCGAGGAGAAGCCGGATATGAGAACTGTGCTTCATTTCCATCCGGCACTGGCTCCGGTTAAGATCGGAGTGCTTCCGCTTTCCAAGAAGTTAAACGAGGGCGCAGAGAAGATTTTCGCACAGCTCTCCAAGAAATATAACTGTGAATTCGACGACAGAGGCAATATCGGTAAGAGATACAGAAGACAGGATGAGATTGGGACTCCGTTCTGCGTAACATACGATTTTGAGTCTGAGAACGACGGTGCGGTGACCGTGCGTGACCGTGATACGATGGAGCAGGAGCGCATCAAGATCGAGGAACTGGATGCTTACTTTGCACAGAAGTTTGCGTGGTAA
- a CDS encoding insulinase family protein yields the protein MKLSELTAYELLGEQELKDIHSMGYILRHKKSGARITVISNDDENKVFYIGFRTPPEDSTGVPHIIEHTVLCGSDKYPVKDPFVELVKGSLNTFLNAITYPEKTIYPVASCNNADFQNLMSVYMDAVFHPNIYKHREIFEQEGWHYELEDEDAPVTINGVVYNEMKGAFSSPDDVLERLILNSLFPDTSYANESGGDPEHIPELTYEQYLNFHRKYYHPCNSYIYLYGDMDVAEKLRWMDEEYLGKYEQIELDSAIRMQKPFAAPVEIVKPYPVASGEPLTDNSYLSYNVVVGTVLDKKLYQAFDVLDYALLSAPGAPLKQALIDAGIGMDIGGGYDNSTLQPVFSVIAKNANPEQKEQFLQVIRETLQAKVADGIDQNALLAGINSSEFRFREADFGQFPKGLLYGIQCLDSWLFDDMQPFMHLEALDTYQFLKDQIGTGYYEELVKTYLLDNPHASVVITVPEQGLGAKRDAALEKKLAEYKAGLSREERKKLIADTKHLKQYQEEPSPKEDLEKIPRLTRADLKKEAAPLLNREIETEGVSIVAHEMDTNGIDYLTYLFDVCDILPEDLPYLGILKAVLGYVDTDNHSYAALANEINMYTGGIGSSIGIYPNVKKQGEIGLYYEVRTKVLASRLPDAMRLMKEILLTSHLTDEKRIYEILAQLKSRLQAGLSASGHSVAYTRALSYFSTAAYCQDATAGIACYRVIADYEEHFEEKKQQLMEKLSSLVKTIFTAERMLVSATCEESEIPAVTQASAALKNVLYVPDQPGKNRSMPSYPLAKKNEGFMDASQVQYVARAGNYAAHGFSYHGALRILKVILGYDYLWINVRVKGGAYGCMNGYMRNGDTYFVSYRDPNLSATNEIYDGIPAYLEKFDADEREMTGYIIGTISDMDTPMNPSAKGARSMTAYLQELDYETLSKERSQIIGAQPADIRALKPLIASVLSDGSLCVIGNEDVLTSEKQMFETLESLT from the coding sequence ATGAAGCTTTCAGAATTGACAGCATATGAGCTGCTTGGTGAGCAGGAGTTAAAGGATATTCATTCGATGGGATATATTCTGCGCCATAAAAAGAGCGGGGCGAGAATCACCGTGATCTCCAACGACGATGAGAACAAGGTGTTTTACATCGGCTTCCGCACACCGCCGGAGGATTCGACCGGTGTGCCGCACATCATTGAGCACACAGTGCTCTGCGGATCGGACAAATATCCGGTCAAGGATCCGTTCGTGGAACTGGTCAAGGGATCGCTCAACACATTTTTAAATGCGATCACGTACCCGGAGAAGACCATCTATCCGGTGGCGAGCTGCAACAATGCGGATTTTCAGAACCTGATGAGTGTCTATATGGATGCGGTATTTCATCCGAACATCTACAAGCACAGAGAGATCTTTGAGCAGGAAGGCTGGCATTACGAGCTGGAGGATGAAGATGCGCCGGTAACGATCAACGGTGTGGTGTACAACGAGATGAAGGGCGCTTTCTCGTCCCCGGATGATGTGTTGGAGCGCCTGATTTTAAATTCACTGTTCCCGGATACCTCTTACGCAAACGAATCCGGCGGCGACCCGGAGCATATTCCGGAGCTTACCTATGAGCAGTATCTGAACTTCCACAGAAAGTATTATCATCCGTGCAATTCCTATATCTATCTGTACGGGGATATGGACGTTGCAGAAAAGCTGCGCTGGATGGATGAGGAATACCTCGGAAAATACGAGCAGATCGAGCTGGATTCCGCAATCCGGATGCAGAAGCCGTTCGCCGCGCCGGTGGAGATCGTAAAGCCTTATCCGGTGGCATCGGGGGAGCCGCTTACGGACAACAGCTACCTGTCTTACAATGTGGTGGTCGGAACCGTTCTGGACAAAAAGTTATACCAGGCGTTTGACGTTTTGGACTACGCACTGCTTTCTGCGCCGGGAGCGCCGCTTAAGCAGGCGCTGATCGATGCGGGAATCGGTATGGACATCGGCGGCGGCTATGATAACAGCACGCTGCAGCCGGTATTTTCCGTGATAGCAAAAAATGCGAATCCGGAGCAGAAGGAGCAGTTTTTGCAGGTGATCCGTGAGACGCTGCAGGCAAAGGTGGCAGACGGAATTGATCAAAACGCATTGTTAGCCGGAATCAACAGCTCGGAATTCCGTTTCCGGGAGGCGGATTTCGGACAGTTTCCGAAGGGACTGCTCTACGGAATCCAGTGTCTGGACAGCTGGCTGTTCGATGATATGCAGCCGTTTATGCATCTGGAAGCGCTGGACACCTATCAGTTTTTGAAGGATCAGATCGGAACCGGATATTATGAGGAACTGGTAAAGACATATCTTCTGGACAATCCGCATGCGTCAGTAGTGATTACGGTGCCGGAGCAGGGGCTGGGCGCAAAGAGAGATGCCGCGCTGGAGAAGAAGCTGGCCGAATACAAAGCGGGATTGTCCAGGGAAGAGCGAAAGAAGCTGATCGCAGACACGAAGCACTTAAAGCAGTATCAGGAAGAGCCGTCGCCGAAGGAAGACTTAGAGAAGATTCCACGCCTTACGAGAGCGGATCTGAAAAAAGAGGCGGCGCCGCTTCTTAACCGTGAGATTGAGACGGAGGGCGTTTCCATCGTTGCGCATGAGATGGACACGAATGGTATCGATTACCTGACCTATCTGTTTGATGTGTGCGATATTCTGCCGGAAGATCTGCCTTATCTCGGTATCTTAAAGGCAGTGCTGGGATATGTGGATACGGACAATCATTCCTACGCGGCGCTTGCCAATGAGATCAATATGTACACCGGAGGAATCGGCAGCAGCATCGGCATCTACCCGAACGTCAAAAAGCAGGGCGAAATCGGACTTTACTATGAGGTGCGCACGAAGGTGCTCGCGTCAAGATTGCCGGATGCAATGCGCCTGATGAAGGAGATTCTTCTGACCTCGCATCTTACGGACGAGAAGCGTATCTACGAGATCCTGGCACAGTTGAAGTCGAGACTGCAGGCGGGACTGAGCGCTTCCGGACATTCCGTGGCATATACGAGAGCGCTGTCGTATTTTTCGACGGCTGCCTACTGCCAGGATGCGACGGCGGGCATTGCCTGCTATCGCGTGATCGCGGACTACGAGGAGCATTTTGAGGAGAAAAAGCAGCAGCTGATGGAGAAGCTGTCCTCCCTTGTGAAAACCATTTTTACAGCGGAGCGTATGCTGGTGAGTGCAACCTGCGAGGAGTCGGAGATCCCGGCGGTGACGCAGGCGTCGGCTGCATTGAAAAATGTATTGTATGTGCCGGATCAGCCGGGTAAGAATCGCTCTATGCCGTCCTATCCGCTGGCAAAAAAGAACGAGGGATTTATGGACGCATCCCAGGTGCAGTATGTGGCGCGTGCTGGAAATTATGCCGCACACGGCTTTTCCTATCACGGGGCGCTCCGCATCTTAAAAGTAATTTTAGGATACGATTACCTGTGGATCAATGTCCGCGTCAAGGGCGGCGCTTATGGCTGCATGAACGGATATATGAGGAACGGAGATACGTATTTTGTGTCCTACCGGGATCCGAATCTCTCTGCAACGAATGAGATTTATGACGGCATCCCGGCGTACCTTGAGAAGTTTGATGCCGATGAGCGCGAGATGACAGGATATATCATCGGAACGATCAGCGATATGGACACGCCGATGAACCCGAGCGCGAAGGGTGCGCGTTCGATGACAGCCTATCTGCAGGAGCTGGACTACGAGACGCTTTCAAAGGAGCGGAGCCAGATTATCGGGGCACAGCCGGCGGACATCCGCGCATTGAAGCCTTTGATTGCGTCGGTGCTCTCAGACGGCAGCCTGTGTGTGATCGGCAATGAAGATGTGCTGACATCGGAAAAACAGATGTTTGAGACACTTGAGAGCCTGACCTGA
- the srtB gene encoding class B sortase, with translation MLNEEKEQQKKKQIHRIAQIVLAGIAIVCILYLVVHTVRQAMIQRQYEQMSQESVVVQAEVTEQIEAQIYGPVPKVDFDTLWQTNEDICAWIYIPDTKVSYPVLRKQDAENPYDDYYLSHTAEGQNGLPGSIYVEPCNAGDFSDNNTVVYGHHMKNGTMFGSLHEYQDESYMEKHPYVYVITPERERVYQVFAAIAYDDRHLMGSFASFTEPEEREAFLSSLKENGDETDVIREDIAVTADSKLLTLSTCIKNQSEKRLLVEAVQVYESET, from the coding sequence ATGTTAAACGAAGAAAAAGAGCAGCAAAAGAAAAAACAGATACACAGGATTGCACAGATTGTACTGGCAGGCATTGCCATTGTGTGCATTTTGTACCTTGTGGTTCACACTGTCCGGCAGGCGATGATTCAGCGCCAGTATGAACAGATGAGTCAGGAGAGCGTTGTGGTTCAGGCAGAAGTTACAGAGCAGATCGAAGCGCAGATTTATGGACCGGTTCCTAAGGTGGATTTTGATACGCTGTGGCAGACAAATGAAGATATTTGTGCATGGATTTATATACCGGACACGAAAGTCAGCTATCCGGTGCTGCGCAAGCAGGATGCAGAGAATCCCTATGATGATTATTATCTGTCACACACTGCGGAAGGGCAGAATGGTCTGCCGGGATCTATTTATGTCGAACCATGCAATGCCGGAGATTTTTCAGATAATAACACGGTAGTCTATGGACATCATATGAAAAACGGCACTATGTTTGGATCACTGCATGAATATCAGGATGAAAGCTATATGGAGAAGCATCCATATGTCTATGTGATTACACCGGAAAGGGAACGGGTTTATCAGGTGTTCGCTGCAATAGCTTATGATGACAGACACCTGATGGGCAGCTTTGCATCCTTTACAGAACCGGAGGAAAGAGAGGCATTTTTAAGTTCCCTCAAGGAAAATGGCGATGAGACGGATGTTATACGCGAAGATATTGCGGTGACAGCGGATAGTAAATTGCTGACGTTGTCGACCTGCATTAAAAATCAAAGTGAAAAACGTTTGCTGGTGGAGGCGGTACAGGTCTATGAGAGTGAGACATAA